The Bacteroidota bacterium genome window below encodes:
- a CDS encoding YegS/Rv2252/BmrU family lipid kinase yields MFIINPISGKGKRRKPQKTIDKIQETYSKAGANFEIRLWDRLDRIDELIAAAVSEKFDVVVAAGGDGTVNEIGHRLVGTGIALGVIPLGSGNGFARHLGYSTRVRTALAQLLTANAVDIDTGDFGGIPFLNNAGIGIDAEVARQFKASKTRGIHNYVRLASRAFFTFKSFSAKLVVDDKREYIFDDLMFIDITNGSQWGAGAKIAPLSTISDGYLEAIVFERASLIKVPRLIKLLFLGKLYRHPNIKMVRGKKFEITRRLAGNAHVDGEAVKLGKHIEALVREKSMKLLVPNRTELV; encoded by the coding sequence ATGTTCATTATCAACCCGATCTCCGGAAAGGGTAAGCGGCGAAAGCCACAGAAAACGATCGATAAAATACAGGAAACCTATTCCAAGGCGGGGGCGAATTTTGAAATTCGACTTTGGGATCGGCTGGACCGCATCGATGAATTGATTGCAGCGGCAGTCAGTGAGAAGTTTGATGTGGTGGTTGCTGCCGGCGGAGACGGCACGGTCAATGAAATCGGCCACCGACTTGTCGGTACCGGCATCGCATTGGGCGTGATTCCGCTCGGCTCCGGCAACGGATTTGCGCGGCACCTTGGCTACAGTACACGCGTTCGTACGGCGCTCGCACAACTGTTGACTGCCAACGCAGTGGACATCGACACCGGTGATTTTGGAGGTATTCCCTTTTTAAACAATGCCGGGATCGGCATCGATGCAGAGGTCGCCCGCCAATTCAAAGCGAGCAAAACCCGCGGCATTCATAACTATGTTCGCCTGGCGAGCCGGGCTTTTTTCACGTTTAAGAGTTTCAGCGCCAAGCTTGTGGTGGACGACAAACGCGAATACATCTTTGATGATTTGATGTTTATCGATATCACCAATGGTTCGCAATGGGGTGCCGGCGCGAAAATTGCCCCGCTTTCGACGATTTCTGACGGTTATTTGGAAGCGATCGTCTTCGAAAGGGCCTCCCTGATCAAGGTTCCGAGGTTGATCAAATTGCTGTTTCTCGGGAAACTGTACCGGCATCCCAACATCAAAATGGTGCGTGGCAAGAAGTTTGAAATTACGCGCCGGCTTGCAGGCAACGCCCATGTCGATGGCGAAGCAGTCAAATTGGGAAAGCATATCGAGGCACTCGTCCGCGAAAAAAGCATGAAATTGTTGGTCCCAAACCGAACGGAATTGGTCTGA
- a CDS encoding sulfatase-like hydrolase/transferase, with protein sequence MLRYQLRIILRVLGMVLLCNLLLRMVFFFYNAGSGWSYEISDVPKAIFVGIRFDLATFSIFNGILLLLMLLPWRGILRGRKLLNFLFVLMNLPVLLLNGIDVVYFGFAGKRLSHELFTGGKDLTNFGLVELLPYWWLMLIVISLVGLQFWWLNRGIQSQKMPQMGTLGGKFAAWSVPIVMAGLLFLAFRGGFQTRPMRPANAFVTGSLFLGNVSLNSAYTVAQSLEIGNEPDVELMPMAEAVALSRQLIRNDFDGPFESEEYPLQRWTNFPGPERKYNVVLLIVESLNSAKLGCIKGLPLTESLTPNLDTLAKHGRLYTNFYSNGARSVQSLPAIFNSTPDLFERPMIGSSFETNQHWGIGNMLLQRGYHTSFVCGGPNGTMGFDSFSKVCGFEHYFGRDDYPGDPTIASNWGLHDNGVLQWLSQLQDGFQKPFLNTWFSITNHHPFDLPADCPMEIAHGNQSPMNKTVMYTDWALGQYFSRVRKSEWAANTIFAITGDHCFYFEDDPDRGDVQNFHVPLILIGPGVEPGVDDRVGSHISILPTLIELLQLKTHYAGVGVSLFSKQNEPFGLTNMMGILALSQKNRYVSSSLENLLNCYSFQNGKWEPDETLKTNPEGQNLHNSLKAIYQVCSYIRKNNKQNRIGME encoded by the coding sequence ATGCTGAGGTATCAGCTGCGCATCATTTTGCGGGTGTTGGGCATGGTGCTGCTGTGCAATTTGCTCCTGCGAATGGTGTTTTTTTTCTACAATGCCGGCAGTGGATGGTCGTATGAAATTTCTGATGTCCCAAAGGCCATATTCGTAGGCATTCGGTTTGATTTGGCCACCTTTTCGATTTTTAATGGGATTCTATTGCTCTTGATGCTCCTGCCTTGGCGGGGAATTTTGCGCGGGCGCAAACTGCTGAATTTCCTCTTTGTGTTGATGAATCTTCCGGTGCTTTTGCTGAATGGAATCGACGTGGTTTACTTCGGATTTGCCGGCAAGCGCCTGAGCCATGAATTGTTTACCGGCGGCAAGGATCTGACCAACTTCGGTTTGGTAGAATTGCTGCCTTATTGGTGGCTGATGTTGATCGTGATTTCGTTGGTGGGCCTTCAGTTTTGGTGGCTCAACCGCGGAATCCAATCGCAAAAAATGCCGCAGATGGGCACGTTGGGAGGCAAATTCGCGGCGTGGTCGGTGCCGATTGTCATGGCCGGACTGCTCTTTTTGGCCTTCCGTGGCGGATTCCAGACCCGGCCGATGCGGCCTGCAAACGCCTTTGTCACCGGGAGCCTTTTCCTCGGCAATGTTTCGCTCAACAGCGCCTATACCGTCGCGCAAAGCTTGGAAATCGGCAACGAACCCGATGTCGAACTCATGCCGATGGCAGAGGCGGTTGCCTTGAGCCGTCAATTGATCCGCAACGACTTTGATGGGCCCTTCGAGTCGGAGGAATATCCCTTGCAGCGTTGGACGAATTTTCCGGGACCTGAGCGCAAATACAACGTCGTGTTGCTGATCGTGGAAAGCTTGAATTCGGCGAAATTGGGTTGTATCAAAGGCTTGCCGCTGACCGAAAGCCTGACGCCGAATCTCGACACATTGGCCAAGCACGGCCGATTGTACACCAATTTCTATTCCAATGGCGCCCGCAGCGTGCAGAGCCTTCCTGCCATTTTCAATTCGACCCCGGACTTGTTTGAGCGCCCGATGATCGGCTCAAGCTTTGAAACCAATCAACATTGGGGCATCGGCAACATGCTTTTGCAACGGGGCTATCATACGAGTTTTGTTTGCGGCGGCCCCAACGGGACGATGGGATTCGATTCATTTTCAAAGGTTTGTGGATTTGAACATTATTTCGGTCGTGATGATTATCCTGGAGATCCAACCATTGCGAGCAATTGGGGGCTACATGACAATGGCGTCTTGCAATGGTTGAGTCAACTGCAAGACGGCTTTCAGAAGCCTTTTCTCAATACTTGGTTTTCGATCACCAACCACCATCCCTTTGACCTCCCGGCGGATTGTCCCATGGAAATCGCGCATGGCAATCAAAGCCCCATGAACAAGACTGTGATGTACACCGACTGGGCGCTCGGTCAGTACTTTAGCCGTGTGCGCAAATCCGAATGGGCCGCTAACACGATTTTTGCAATCACCGGCGATCATTGTTTCTATTTCGAAGACGACCCCGACCGCGGGGATGTGCAAAATTTTCACGTGCCGCTGATCCTGATTGGGCCGGGCGTGGAACCGGGTGTCGATGACCGCGTCGGAAGCCACATTTCGATTCTCCCCACCCTGATCGAATTGCTGCAACTCAAAACCCATTATGCCGGCGTTGGCGTTTCGTTGTTTTCAAAGCAAAATGAGCCCTTTGGCCTAACAAATATGATGGGAATCCTTGCCCTGAGTCAAAAGAACCGTTACGTCAGTTCATCATTGGAAAACCTGCTCAATTGTTATTCCTTCCAGAATGGGAAATGGGAGCCTGACGAAACACTGAAAACCAATCCTGAGGGTCAGAATTTGCACAATTCCTTGAAGGCGATCTATCAGGTTTGTAGCTACATTCGGAAAAACAACAAGCAAAACCGAATAGGGATGGAGTGA